A segment of the Orcinus orca chromosome 4, mOrcOrc1.1, whole genome shotgun sequence genome:
ACACTGTCACCTGGGGGATAAAAGAACACAatgtaaaagttgagaattatgttttagtCAACAGGCATTCTGAGGACTACAGCCCGGGAGACAACCTCTGAGAcggctctgagggactgctccagaGACAAAAGGGAAGAGCCAGGATCTGGAGAGTTTTTGCAACAataacaaccaaaacaaaaaacaaaaaaaacaggtagttggaacatcaaaagattactgctaattagagaaaactaaaaatctcaagttaatgaatttagtgcttttccctgtatgggaagatgcaagagtctgggctcatagaaattattcctttgatgtgcacctataccatctagggccagtatcctgcttttctccatcctgaatcccctcagggtgcactcttgggggcagctgcagtggctgagggcttcaTGGcctcaacatcctttgtttactgagatGACAGGCGACATTCTTCGTCCACagtttgctttatgttttttgGAATATCAAAGTAAATTGGACACTATCTGCCCTACTCTTAATTTAGTTGAAATCATTCTTGGGTCAAGTGCTATCCAAATTCCACCCAAATtaccatttctattttcattGGGTATTTAAATCATTGCCATTTCATAGCCTGGTGTTAGCACTACTGGCATCAGAGATGGACATAGAATTGCCATCTGTGATTTTGTATGGTGATGTTATGAGTTCACTGGACTTTTTGACCTCACTTCTCTACCACAATTCAGCCGGTGTGTCTAAGTGtttaaatctcaaaaataaaaaagacagttaTGTTTATATCAGTTTTTGGTCAtatagatgttttaaatttttagttaagTGATCTTAtgtgttttgagatttttttgccACACTTAGAAAAAGCTTTCCAAatcaaagtttctttaaaaaaaattacagttgttTTCCCCataatcttttttgtgtgtgactgtaaatgttcttttttaagcaagagttttattgagatacaagtCACACACCATACAATCACGTCATCTGAAGGATACGACTCAGTGgtgtttagtatattcacagagttgagCAACCGTCACCACAGTGTGTCTTAGAACGTTGCCATCCTCCCAGAAAGAAAGCTCATACTCATTAACCAtcactccccagcccctccagccCTAGGTAACAACTGTCCATCCACTAATGGACATTTGCGTCGTTTCCACTGTGGGGCTGCTGTGAATAACGTacctatgaacattcatgtacaagtttttgtgcagACATATGTTCTCTTTTATCTTAAGTATATACCTGAGGAAGGAGAGGTCAGAGGTCACGGGGGCAGGAGGCATTTCTGCCGTTGGCCTAGTTGCTGTGTAGCAGAGGGGTAGGCATCCACCGCCACTTCTGGAAGGTTCTTGGGCTTGACTAGGGCAGTAGCGCCAGGACTTCGGGTCTCTGCTGGCTGAGTGGAGCCGCCACCATGTTTGGCCGCTTGGTGGCGGGGAGGCTGGTGCAGACAGCTGCACAGCAAGTGGCAGAGGATAAATTTGTTGTTGACTTGCCTGATTATTAAAATATCAACCGTGCTGTGGTTTTTATGCTGGGAACAGTCCCATTTCCTGAGGGAATGGGAGGATCTGTCTACTTCTCCTGTCCTGATTCAAATGGAATGCCAGTACGGCAACTCCTAGGATTTGCCGTGAGTGGGAAACCGAGTGCCATCTTCAAAACTTCAGGTCTTAAACCTGGAGGAGGAAGCCAGCACCCTTCTGGGGCCATGAATAGTGTCCGGACTCCATCTGTTGCTCACGTTGGAAGTTCAGTGGAATTATTGGACAGTCTGGCTCAGCAGACTCCTGTAGGTAATGCTGCTGTGTCTTCAGTTGATTCATTTACTCAGTTCCCACAAAAGATGTTGGACAGCTCCTACAGTTTTGCTTCATTTGATGTCTCTCAGGCCCAGATGACACCAAGTCCATCTGAAATGTTCATTCCGACAAATGTGGTTCTGAAATGGTatgaaaactttcaaagatgACTAGCACAGAACCCTCTCTTTTGGAAAACATAatctgaataaattaatttttaatggaaaagaaagtaTATACCTATGACTGAGTTATATGGAAACTGTATGTTTAacattctgaggaactgccagactgtttcccGAAGTGGCTGCGCCATTTtactcccccgcccccagcagtgcacgagggttccaatttctgcacatcctctccagcacttgttatgtCTTATTGATTATAGCCGTCTTAGTGGATATAAAGTGGCATcgtgttgtggttttgatttgtatttctctgatgattaatgatattgagcatcttttcatgtgcttattggacatttgtttatctcctttggagaaacatctattcagattctttgtgtgtttttaattgggttgtttgtctttttgttattagaaattagttctttatatatgtcagatacaaatcccttatcagatatatgatgtgcggatattttctccccttccatGGGttatcttttccctttcttgttggtatcttttaaaaacaaaaagttatcaTTTTTATGAAGGACAGtgtatctgttttctcttttgttgcttgtgcttttggtgtcatagctaagaaaccattgcctaatccaaggtcacaaatatttacacccttttttttttttgagatagcaCTGAGGAGTTCCCAtacacccttcacccagcttaACTTCATATCCGTAGAACAATTGGTAAGAAACTAACATTGGTGCAGTACTgttaactaaactacagactttattcagatCCTTTTCTGTCCAGGACCCCACATTGCTTCAGCTGTCACGTCTTCTCATATCAAGTCTACTTCAGTGTAGTAATTCCACTGTCTCTTCTTGTCTCTCATGACCTGGCACTTGCAGTGTGTGCTGGTCAGGCGCTTTGTAGGAGGTCCCTCGATCCGAGTCTGTCTGCTGCTTCCTCTCGATTAGACTAAGGTTGTGGATTTGGGGGAGGCATAGCACGAAGGTGAGGAGCCCTTCTCATGACATTACATCGTGTGATGCCAGGATGTCTTGTTGCTGGTAATGGTAAACTTGATCACTTGGGTAAAGTGTCTGTCATACTTCTCTACTGTAAAGCTAGTATTTTTCCCTGCTGCACTCTACTTGTTGGAAGCTAATCCTTAAGTTCAGCCCACACTCAAAAGCAGAGAGTCAAATAATTTGTGGATCTATCaccataatctttttttaatttatttatttttggctgcattgggtcttcgttgctgcacacgggctttctctagttgtggtgagcgggggctactcttcgttgtggtgtgtgggcttctcattgctgtgtcttctcttgttgcggagcatgggctcggcgcgtgggcttagtagttgtggctcgcgggctctagagcacaggctcagtagttgcagctcacgggcttagttgctccgcggcatgtgggatcttcctggaccaggactcgaacccgtgtcccctgcattggcaggtggattcttaaccactgcgccaccagggaagtcgtcaCCATAAACTTTTATACTTTGACTTTTCCTGTTAAAATCATTGATCAAATGGAATTCATTTTCATATAAACAGAGAGGTAtacttttttccaaattttctactaCCTGTCTCTGACCATTTAATGACGAGCTGTCTCTTCTTCCTTATTTGAAATGGTGTCTTTATCATATGACAGGTCCTTAAGTGTATTCCGTCTATTTCTaaactctttattctgttcctttgattaTTCCATCCCTTCTCCCATAAcagattttaattatttaagcTACAAATATAAGTTTTTATATCTTTCAGGGCTATTCCCAAGGGAGGATTCTCTGCCCTTCTTTTATTACGGGAAGGATTGCCATGGAGAGGAGTACCAGAGAAGGGAGTGAGAAATTGAAGATACAGGAGTTAGGGGGGGTCTTTGACGTAGGAATGTCTCTAAGAAGATGGGAAGGGTTAGCCTCGTCATCCAGGTGGAAGGATTACTCTAAGTGAGGAGAAAAGACATCTCTTTATTATAACCTGAGAGAATGAACAAAGGATGGACACAATACAGATTACATTAGAGGTTCTTGCCAGGAATTGAGACAGTTCCCACCTGATTgcttctgtctttctgtgagGTTTGATGTGCTTGGTTTCAGGtaagagagggaggagatagaGGTGAAGGTTTAAGGACGACAGAGGTTTAATGAACATTCTTGCAGACAAATCTTTGCACACTTCTGTTTATTTCCATAAAATCCTGTTTGCTAACTCAGAGAATAGATACGTTTTTGAGGCTCTCAGAAGATGCTGCTATATGGCAGTGTCCACTTAATTTAAAAGGAAGCTGAAACGCAGTTTGCCACCTTGTCCCGGCATAACCATTAGTAACTGCCCCTTATTACTTTCAAAGTATCCAGTTTAggtgataaattatatggtcatccTATTTATAAATGAAGCTTGACATGAGGTAAATTGAATAAATCAGTTtattagatactttttttttttttttttgctgtactcgggcctctcactgttgtggcctatcccgttgcggagcacaggctctggacgcgcaggctcagcggccatggctcatgggcctagccgctccgctgcatgtgggatcttcccagaccggggtacgaacccgtgtaccctgcatcggcaggcggactctcaaccactgcgccgccagggaagccctattagatacttttaaaatgttataatttgAAAGCACTGCTTTCTGAGGAAAAGCCAGCTGAATTGTTCACCTAGGAAAGACAGTTCACAGCTAAGGGCTCTGCAGCATAGATGTAACCATTCACTGACAGTCCGCAGTGTTGACGTGTCCAGAAGATATACATGTTTCCAAAGAGAAGGTATCACGTGGACTCATAAAATTTCAGGTCAAGGTGGTACCTCagtgggggagttccctggcggtccagtggtgaggattcagcgctttcactgctgtgaccctgggttcagtccctggttgggaaactaaggtgccgcaagctgcgtggtgcggcccaaaacaaaaaaaagatggtcCCTTAGTGATCACCTGGTAGCCCTTTACTTTtttgaatgaggaaactgaaatctaAAGCAGTTAAGTGATCTGTTTAAGGGTTTAGGGTAATTAACAGAAAACCAAACAGAAGCCAGATCTGATCCCCAgtcgtagattttttttttttttgctttaaaaaatttttttttcaatctactGCTGAGAAAaactaattagaaaaataatactgtTCATGATTTTTGTGCAGCATACCAGTGCTTTCATGCcttacaaattaagaaaaattatctaCCTCTGTGTGCTACAAGATGGTCTTCAACTTCTACTGTACCTCGAATCACTACCCACTATACTGTTCATCCCCGGGATAAGGACAAGCGATGGGAAGGTAAGTAATCGTTTCTGTAAAATTGTTGAGACTTTTCTAGACAGTTTGTATCATTTTGTGGAGgtaaatactgtatttttcatgATAGTGTAAAATCatctaataatattttataactttacaaAATCTGTTACATATTAATATTTAGATAAGCAAATGTTTGCAAACTTATAATAATAAATCTCAGTAATAAAAGTTGGATTATGGAAGTTAAAATAAGATACGTCCTCGAACAGAACCTAAGACAATAAACTAAGACAGTAATGGACTTAGTATAATTCTCATGGGAAGCAGAGGGGTTATTTCTATAAATAATGCTCTAAAGGATAGTGGGTACTTGTAACCCAGCCTGTAATTTTATCAGGTAATAGTCATCCCAGAATTgatatgtgggtttttttggagtatagttgatttacagtgttgtgttactttctgccttacagcaaagtgagtggaatctaaaaaaatggtacaaatgaacttcttcGCAAAGCAGAAATGGAGTTACAGATGTTACATATGTTTCAACCCTCTCCCCTCCAGGGGTGAACATGGAGCGGTTTGCAGACGAGGCAGACGTGGTAATCGTGGGTGCCGGCCCTGCGGGGCTCTCAGCAGCCGCTCGGCTCAAGCAGCTGGCGGCCCAGCACGAGAAGGACATCCGCGTGTGTCTGGTGGAGAAAGCTGCTCAGATAGGCACGCACACACTCTCAGGGGCTTGCCTGGACCCACGAGCTCTCCAAGAGCTGTTCCCAGACTGGAAGGAGAAGGGAGTATGAAAAGTAGTTTTTTATACCCAGTCTCGTCTTTATTGCatctctatttgcaaatgaaaggaATGTGGAAAACCTTTTCACCCAGTTCTGTCTCTTAGAGGATACTTGTAGAtagatttttaattgtaaaagggCCAAAAAATTTGAATCATATCAAatatagttaaaattttaagctattaactcatttaatgccTTCTGCACATGGTATCTGTGTACTGGATTTATGAGAAGGTATTATCTTGAGAAGATCTTTGAATAAATACAGCTTTTTGATTTTGAGGGTATTTCCTAACTTGTTCCATAGGTGTTTATATCATTGTTCTTAATAAAGTGTTCTATAACTTTCCTGGGACATTGCAGTATCTAAAGCCAAGGAGGATAATTTAATCTAATTTTCTAAGGAAATACATTAATAAGACCCCTTATAACGTAAGCAGAAAAGTCACTGGTATGATACACAGAGAATCAAGTGCTAGTTTTACTGCAGTCATCATTTGTATGACCTTGGTTAAAGTATTGTACTCTATGcatctcagtttttttcttctgtaagatggggtttttgttgttgttgttttatttttggctgccttgggtcttcgttgctgcgtgcgggctctctagttgcagcgagcagtggctgctcttcgttgcggtgcacgggcttctcactgtggtggcttctcttgttgcagagcaagggctctaggcgcatgggcttcagtagttgtggcacgtgggctcagtagttgtggtgcatgggcttagttgctccgcagcatgtgggatctccccagaccagggctcgaacccgtgtcccctgcattggcaggcagattcttaaccactgtgccaccagggaagccctgtaagatGGGTTTTATTACTCCTGTTCAAGGTATTCAGTGTTAGAATATTTAGTATCTGTGAACATACTCTGTAAAGattgttaaaaatcaaaattcacctgagtaaatttaaagatcaaattggctttattcagtgattctgggcagcatcccatctagcaaacAGAAGGGAGCTCCAAGGAGCAGCAGAAAAGGAAAGGGTTGACAGGCAGAAAGGGGGTGGGGCATGGAAGTCATAAGCAAAAGGGTTATTTCAGGGtattccctggcaggccagtggttaggactctacgatttaaaaaaaaagggggggagggaaagGGTTAGTTCAGGCACTGTTGCCTACCAGGCGAGGCTTCAGGGGGTGCCTCACGAGGACTGGTGGAGAGGCTGACGCGTAAGATTACATTCCTTGGAGAGGCCGGAACTGAATGAGGTTAAGGTCAGGGCTGGGTTTGCTGACGTGGGGCTTAGCACAAGGAACGATGCTCTTCTTTCTAAAGTAGTGAGCTCCTTGGAACTAGAAATGCTGTAACTATGCCTAATTAACTTTCTCTCTTCAATGTTATATCAAAAATAGGTATCACTGAATTATTATTGACACAATATCAATTCTAATAGAAAAAGTTTTTCACATCAAAGCCTATGTAGCCAGGCAGATCCAGTCCCTTCTATGCCTGTTAATTGCCTTTATCCAGAGGAAAACTAAAACTCTTCTCTTTCCATGAAGCAGGAAGTTACAGCAGGTGCCTAGGCGCCTcacacagaggcagggagacagGAAGACAGCCCCCCTGATGTTCACTTTCAAAGGTGGCTCCAAGGCCCCCAGCAAAGACATTCCTGGGATGCAAACTGGCTTATTTAGGTTTAAAAAGATTCCCATGCATCTCAAAGAGACAAAGGATTTACGGTGTCAAGTTCTCCAAAGGAAGTGATGGAAGAAAAGTGAGGAGGATAGTTCCCTTTCCTTTTTGACACAGTAGTTTATGATTTGTATTTACCTCACAAGTATGAACTAaagtccttttctctcctccttttgtTTTCCAGGCTCCACTTAACACTCCCGTAACAGAAGATAGATTTGGAATTTTGACGGAGAAATACAGAATTCCTGTGCCAATTCTCCCAGGTGAGGAATGATAAATACTCCTAGACTTAACAGAATTCCACAGCTGGGAGGAGCTGCATTTCATTGGGTGGAATcccttccttttacagatgagaaaactaagtccCAGAGACTTGAAGGACTTAAATTTCACAGCTAGCTTGTGGGGAAGAAAGCAGGCCTAGAGCCCAGTGCTTTTGTCTTCCAGTCTAGAAGAATTGAGATACTCTTGTACGGCAACCAGGGATTTTTAATTTAGTCTGTAATGTCATTTTCAATGTAATAATTTGAACTCTAGACCAGAattgttagaaaataaattgaaattatgGCCATAAGatgatgtgtgtgtatttatgtagaAATTAGACATTGATTAGAATTTCTAAATTAAGTATTTCTGGTTTTGAGATGTTTTACCCATAAGAAGTCAGACTTCTAAACCAAGCATGTATCTGTAGGTCTCCCAATGAACAATCATGGCAATTACATTGTGCGCCTGGGACATCTGGTGAGCTGGATGGGAGAGCAGGCGGAAGCCCTGGGTGTGGAAGTGTACCCCGGCTACGCGGCTGCAGAGGTTTGTGCGGCCCTGTTCTTAGTGCTTATAGGACGCGGTCTCTGTTTCTTCTGAAAAGCAACCAAGATGGGTGCAGAGGTAAATAGATGTATATTTTCAAACAGCCATAGGATTTTAGAATTGCAAGATCAGAAGAAATCTTAGCAAGATCTCACGCAAAGGGTACTTGAAGTCCTTGTCACCACATCATGTGACTGTCCAGCTTAGGACTGAACACCTTCAAGGATGAAAAAATATCTCCGATGTTTGGTTTGTTGGTGATACTCTCTTCCTTAAGTTGAGGAGACgtttatttactgttttatacTGTGTGGAACGAATCTGTGCCCTCCTCCAGGGAGAACTCTCCAGTTATAACTATGCCCTGCTCTCCTTCCCCGCCTTCGCAGGTGGTTTTTCTCTTCCCAGTTAAATAGCCTCCATTCTTACAGCCAccatataatatgtaaatattttgagtCCGTTCAGTATTCTCCTTGCCCTCCTCTGACCGCGTTCCCTTTTTATTCCCTTTCGAAGTGGCACCCAGAATGTCTGCACTACTTCAAGCCTGCTGTACAGCAGAGCCATTCCCCTCTTCATTCTGGAAACTGTTCTCCCAGTAATTTCCTCAAAATAACTTCTGACGGCCACATTGGACTGTAGCTTCTCACTGAATACTGTTGGGgaaattattaaaactaaaatctCCTGCCAGCTCAGAAAAATCACCTCTACATATTATAAACAAGAAtgaaacagtttttttcttgCCAAGACTACAGTGCAGCTACAGGCCATCTGCTAGGGAGGTCGCCgaaacagaaagaaatctcaCCCTTTTACAGAGTCAGGCAGATACAGTCCATTACATGCACGTTAATCGTCTCTATCCAAAGGACAAATAAAGCGTCCTGTATCTTTGTGACAAGTGGGAAGTGACAACGCGGAGGCCAGCACGGAGCCCAGACTCTTCCCCCAGAGAGAGGGAGACCGGCCACCATCCTCCTCCTTGGTCACATCTCAGGTGTGTCCCCGAGTACCCAAGAAACTCATTGCTGAGATACAGACCTGGCAGGAGTCTTACTTAGCTTTTAACATGACTCCCATATAtctaagagagacagagaaagggttTACAGTTAAGTTTTCTAaaggaaatgctaaaaaaaatctGGATGAGAGAGGGAGTGTTCTTGTTTTTGGCACAAGCGAAAATTGAAAAACTTTGTTTTTACCTTTACAGTATATAAACCAAATAAAATACATGGTCCCTGCATTACACTTGCCACTACTGATTTCTGGTTTCCCAGTTCATGCACATGCATTTGGTTTTGCATTTCTCCCAGTTAAACTGTCTTCAACAGGAATCAAAGTCACAAGTAGGTGTTTTGTAACATCCATGATTTTCACTTTTTGAGTGTATCTGCACACATGCCCGCTCGCGTGCGCTCTCTCTCCCTccgtgtctctctctgtctctctctggtcCCCTTcagctctcctctcctccccaggtTTTGTACACCGAGGCCGTTTTCGGGTCCAGGCCACAGCCACATACTACTGTGGATTTGTTTTCAAGGTGTCACATCCATTGCTGCTGGTTCTTGTTTTGCCTTTCCTCTCCCGTGCTTTCTGCTGTGAGGTTCTAGTGTACAGTTTGTTCTTTCCTGTCCAAAGAGCATTTTCCTCCAGAGGAAACAGAAACCAAATAAGAGAATTGTTATTGCTCATCTTCAGAATCATACCTTTGAccagttttcccttttctttgtggTCCAGAAATAACTTGGACTGCCTTCAGCCCCtctctgttttgttgtttggtCTTTTGGTTTTGGGGTCTGGGCTCACTGGAGACAGAGGCTTTCCTGACACTCTCCTCAGCCGCCCACCTGACGGTCCAGCCTGTCACGGGTGCTGACCCCAAGTTCTGTGCACATGCCTTTGACCCCTGAACTCGTCAGAGGGCTTCCTGCTGCATCTTCCCGGCTCCTTCGTTGTTCTCTGGCAGCTCCCCCTGTTCTTCCTCACCAGGTCGGGgcatttccttcatttccagCTGTTTGAGCTGTGCTCTGTCTAGAAGGGAGTAGCTTAGAAGCACATCCCCTTTTTTTGCTGGAACGTTCTTAAGCCTTTGTCTCTATAACATTGAGAACAAGCTCACCTTCTAAAAATCGA
Coding sequences within it:
- the LOC117200037 gene encoding protein Hikeshi-like: MLGTVPFPEGMGGSVYFSCPDSNGMPVRQLLGFAVSGKPSAIFKTSGLKPGGGSQHPSGAMNSVRTPSVAHVGSSVELLDSLAQQTPVGNAAVSSVDSFTQFPQKMLDSSYSFASFDVSQAQMTPSPSEMFIPTNVVLKWYENFQR